One genomic window of Archangium lipolyticum includes the following:
- a CDS encoding VOC family protein yields MTIKSATPYFILNGKAEQAIAFYQRALGAKTEALQRFGDVDQSCPVAMKSRVMHAALRVGDALLMMSDGSDEEAPPRSGNVSIALQFDDPDQARQCFDALATNGKAIQPLIDAPWGELFGVVSDQFGINWMFNSAKVKKA; encoded by the coding sequence ATGACGATCAAATCAGCGACCCCCTACTTCATCCTCAACGGCAAGGCCGAGCAGGCCATCGCCTTCTACCAGCGTGCCCTCGGCGCGAAAACGGAGGCACTCCAGCGGTTCGGAGACGTCGACCAGAGTTGTCCCGTGGCGATGAAGAGCCGGGTCATGCACGCGGCCCTGCGCGTGGGCGACGCGCTCCTGATGATGAGCGACGGCTCCGACGAGGAGGCTCCGCCACGCAGCGGGAACGTGAGCATCGCCCTCCAGTTCGATGACCCCGATCAGGCCCGGCAATGCTTCGACGCGCTGGCGACGAACGGCAAGGCCATCCAGCCACTCATCGACGCCCCCTGGGGTGAGCTGTTCGGCGTGGTTTCCGACCAGTTCGGCATCAACTGGATGTTCAACA